The Burkholderia ambifaria AMMD genome has a segment encoding these proteins:
- a CDS encoding cytochrome P460 family protein produces MRAPIGVVRHGARRALVAGVLLAGALSASGPAAFAEQPKPAASPIYGVTIPPGYRKWEMVAPAEEAAPLDELRVVLGNPVAMRALEKSTLPFPDGTILVKLAYKRKQSDEFPSATVPGQATTVQVMVKDSRRYASTGGWGFGRFINGVPADIGQHQTCFACHQARVKNHDYVFTRLAP; encoded by the coding sequence ATGCGGGCGCCTATCGGAGTGGTGCGTCACGGCGCGCGCCGTGCGCTCGTCGCGGGCGTGTTGCTGGCCGGTGCGTTGTCGGCGAGCGGCCCGGCCGCGTTCGCGGAGCAGCCGAAGCCGGCCGCGTCGCCGATCTACGGCGTGACGATCCCGCCCGGCTACCGGAAGTGGGAAATGGTCGCGCCGGCCGAGGAAGCGGCGCCGCTCGACGAATTGCGCGTGGTGCTCGGCAATCCCGTTGCGATGCGTGCGCTCGAAAAGTCGACGCTGCCGTTTCCGGACGGCACGATCCTCGTGAAGCTCGCGTACAAGCGCAAGCAGTCGGACGAGTTCCCGTCGGCGACCGTGCCGGGCCAGGCGACCACCGTGCAGGTGATGGTGAAGGATTCGCGTCGCTATGCGTCGACGGGCGGCTGGGGCTTCGGGCGCTTCATCAACGGCGTGCCGGCCGATATCGGTCAGCACCAGACGTGCTTTGCGTGTCACCAGGCGCGCGTGAAGAATCACGACTATGTGTTCACGCGGTTGGCGCCGTGA
- a CDS encoding pyridoxamine 5'-phosphate oxidase family protein: protein MSDPASESLTQTYDRLWSCLESGVGAQRSPFTMVQAATLGLDGAPKVRTIVLRQVSRADRLLAFHTNAWSEKVAELRRDPRIAVVANDLDALVQIRAEGVASICDDEAQRRAIWQSSRPHTLLLYRAPLRPGTPIESPEEAHVTPSPGEAPADDGYRNFCLVHVTVTRVDWLELARAGHRRAIFDVNDDGYEGRWIAP, encoded by the coding sequence ATGTCCGATCCCGCTTCCGAATCGCTCACGCAAACCTACGACCGTCTCTGGTCGTGCCTCGAGTCCGGCGTCGGCGCGCAGCGCTCGCCGTTCACGATGGTGCAGGCCGCGACGCTCGGCCTCGACGGCGCGCCGAAGGTGCGCACGATCGTGTTGCGGCAAGTGAGCCGCGCCGATCGTCTGCTGGCGTTCCATACGAATGCGTGGTCGGAGAAGGTGGCGGAGCTGCGCCGCGACCCTCGCATCGCCGTCGTCGCGAACGATCTCGACGCGCTCGTGCAGATTCGCGCGGAAGGCGTCGCGTCGATCTGCGACGACGAAGCGCAACGGCGCGCGATCTGGCAATCGAGCCGTCCGCATACGCTGCTGTTGTATCGCGCACCGTTGCGGCCGGGCACGCCGATCGAGTCGCCTGAAGAGGCGCACGTCACGCCAAGCCCGGGCGAGGCCCCCGCCGACGACGGCTATCGGAACTTCTGCCTCGTCCACGTCACGGTGACGCGCGTCGACTGGCTCGAACTTGCTCGCGCCGGCCATCGGCGCGCGATCTTCGATGTGAACGACGACGGCTACGAAGGCCGCTGGATCGCCCCCTGA
- a CDS encoding PLP-dependent aminotransferase family protein produces MYAFTPSFQNPAGSPIRELFKYLSEPGMISFAGGYPASDLFDVDGLNTAAERAYAQPVRCLQYGPTDGLAELKQQLIALMARRNVACTPAELLVTTGSQQGLDLLLRVMVAPGDVVLTEQPAYPATLSAMRLQQARIVTIPVDGEGLDVDRLASQLASGAIAQPKLLYTVPTFANPTGATLTRERRLKLLRLAVRYRFLIVEDDPYGDLRFAGEPVPSMLALANEVEGARDWIVHFASLSKIVAPGLRVGWTIAPAEIARRCVIAKQTVDLCSTPWTQATAAEYLADGALERHLPRITAAYQRKCDAMCDALRDGFGDAITFHRPEGGMFVWARIGAVSSDVLLQQAIANKVVFVPGKAFFADNVDAASLRLSFAAPDVDAIREGVARLVRAYGAALAA; encoded by the coding sequence ATGTACGCGTTTACGCCCTCATTCCAGAATCCCGCCGGTTCGCCGATCCGCGAGCTGTTCAAGTACCTCTCCGAGCCGGGGATGATTTCGTTCGCGGGCGGCTATCCGGCTAGTGACCTGTTCGACGTCGACGGCCTGAACACGGCCGCCGAACGCGCGTACGCGCAGCCGGTGCGCTGCCTGCAATACGGCCCGACCGACGGCCTTGCCGAACTGAAGCAGCAACTGATTGCGTTGATGGCGCGCCGCAACGTCGCGTGCACGCCGGCCGAACTGCTCGTCACGACCGGCTCGCAGCAGGGCCTCGACCTGCTGCTGCGCGTGATGGTCGCGCCGGGCGACGTCGTGCTGACCGAACAGCCGGCTTATCCGGCGACGCTGTCGGCGATGCGTCTGCAACAGGCGCGCATCGTGACGATCCCGGTCGACGGTGAGGGCCTCGACGTCGACCGCCTCGCGTCGCAACTCGCGTCCGGCGCGATCGCGCAGCCGAAACTGCTCTACACCGTCCCGACCTTCGCGAACCCGACCGGTGCGACGCTCACGCGCGAACGCCGGCTGAAGCTGCTGCGTCTCGCGGTGCGATACCGTTTCCTGATCGTCGAGGACGATCCGTACGGCGACCTGCGTTTCGCGGGCGAACCGGTGCCGTCGATGCTTGCGCTCGCGAACGAAGTCGAAGGCGCGCGCGACTGGATCGTGCATTTCGCGAGCCTGTCGAAAATCGTCGCGCCGGGGCTGCGCGTGGGCTGGACGATCGCGCCGGCCGAGATCGCGCGACGCTGCGTGATCGCGAAGCAGACGGTCGACCTGTGCAGCACGCCCTGGACGCAAGCCACCGCCGCCGAGTATCTCGCCGACGGCGCGCTCGAACGCCATCTGCCGCGCATCACGGCGGCCTACCAGCGCAAATGCGACGCGATGTGCGACGCACTGCGCGACGGTTTCGGCGATGCGATCACGTTCCATCGTCCCGAAGGCGGGATGTTCGTGTGGGCGCGGATCGGCGCGGTGTCGTCGGACGTGCTGCTGCAACAGGCGATCGCGAACAAGGTCGTGTTCGTGCCGGGCAAGGCGTTCTTCGCGGACAACGTCGACGCCGCATCGCTGCGGCTGTCGTTCGCCGCGCCCGACGTCGATGCGATCCGGGAAGGCGTGGCGCGCCTGGTGCGCGCATATGGTGCGGCGCTGGCCGCGTGA
- a CDS encoding epoxide hydrolase family protein — protein MSSTPFSPMRRHLLATSVAAGVSAMLPTALHAATGDTGIRPFTAHIPDDALVDLRRRITATRWPGRETVADESQGVRLARMQALLRYWGTDYDWRKGEARLNGFPMFITEIDGLDIHFIHVRSRHANAMPMIMTHGWPGSVFELVKAIGPLTDPTAHGASADDAFHVVVPSLPGFGFSGRPTKTGWGSDHIARAWGELMARLGYTRFVSQGGDCGSVISHRMAMQRVQGLAGIHVNMPATVPPDIATLLQVDAPAPASLSPKEKAAYEKLATFYRDNCGYSAMMVTRPQTVGYALADSPSGQAAWMYDKISQWTYSGGVPERSIPRDEILDDISLYWLTNTATSSAQIYWEDHSNNFNAVDISLPAAITVFPGEIYQAPRSWAERSYHNLIYFNEVDKGGHFAAWEEPELFAREVRAGFRPLRRA, from the coding sequence ATGTCTTCCACACCGTTTTCCCCGATGCGTCGGCACCTGCTGGCCACGTCCGTGGCCGCGGGTGTATCCGCGATGCTGCCCACCGCGCTGCATGCGGCAACCGGCGACACCGGCATACGCCCGTTCACCGCCCACATCCCCGACGACGCACTGGTCGACCTGCGCCGCCGCATCACCGCGACACGCTGGCCGGGCCGCGAGACCGTCGCGGACGAATCGCAGGGCGTGCGGCTCGCGCGCATGCAGGCGCTGCTGCGCTACTGGGGCACCGACTACGACTGGCGCAAGGGCGAGGCGCGCCTGAACGGCTTCCCGATGTTCATCACGGAAATCGACGGGCTCGACATTCACTTCATCCACGTGCGGTCGCGGCACGCGAATGCGATGCCGATGATCATGACGCACGGCTGGCCCGGTTCGGTCTTCGAACTCGTGAAGGCGATCGGCCCGCTGACCGACCCGACCGCGCACGGTGCGAGCGCGGACGATGCGTTCCACGTCGTCGTGCCGTCGCTGCCGGGCTTCGGTTTCTCGGGCCGCCCGACGAAGACGGGCTGGGGCTCGGACCACATCGCGCGTGCATGGGGCGAACTGATGGCGCGCCTCGGCTATACGCGCTTCGTGTCGCAGGGCGGCGACTGCGGCTCGGTGATCTCGCACCGGATGGCGATGCAGCGCGTGCAGGGCCTGGCCGGGATTCACGTGAACATGCCGGCGACGGTGCCGCCGGACATCGCGACGCTGCTCCAGGTCGACGCGCCGGCGCCGGCATCGCTGTCGCCGAAGGAGAAGGCCGCGTACGAGAAGCTCGCGACGTTCTATCGCGACAACTGCGGCTACTCGGCGATGATGGTCACGCGTCCGCAGACGGTCGGCTACGCGCTCGCCGATTCGCCGTCGGGGCAGGCCGCATGGATGTACGACAAGATCTCGCAGTGGACGTACAGCGGCGGCGTACCCGAACGTTCGATTCCGCGTGACGAGATTCTCGACGACATTTCGTTGTACTGGCTGACCAACACGGCGACGTCCTCCGCGCAGATCTACTGGGAGGATCACTCGAACAACTTCAACGCGGTGGACATCTCGCTGCCGGCCGCGATCACGGTGTTCCCCGGCGAGATCTATCAGGCGCCGCGCAGCTGGGCCGAGCGCAGCTATCACAACCTGATCTACTTCAACGAAGTCGACAAGGGCGGCCACTTCGCGGCATGGGAAGAGCCGGAGCTGTTCGCACGCGAAGTGCGTGCCGGGTTCCGGCCGTTGCGTCGCGCGTAA
- a CDS encoding PAS and helix-turn-helix domain-containing protein — translation MPNMTDTTPRLDYEDLFRHLPVAAIVARERIMVECNEKALQLFRATRDDIIDQSFAKLYPQQKDFATTGRRLAPLLAKHAGFSDDRIMRRVDGSHFWVTVCGFGYNPKRPFELAVWTFTDLSESAKHPDVTSTLTDRERDVAAFLVHGLTSKEIGKELNISPRTVDIHRASLLRKYEVRTTHDLIACLLA, via the coding sequence ATGCCGAACATGACCGACACGACGCCCCGTCTCGATTACGAAGATCTCTTCCGACATCTGCCCGTCGCGGCGATCGTGGCCAGGGAGCGCATCATGGTCGAGTGCAACGAGAAGGCGCTGCAGCTGTTCCGGGCGACCCGTGACGACATCATCGACCAGTCGTTCGCGAAGCTGTATCCGCAGCAGAAGGACTTCGCGACGACCGGCCGGCGCCTCGCGCCGCTGCTCGCGAAACATGCCGGGTTCAGCGACGATCGCATCATGCGCCGTGTCGACGGCAGCCATTTCTGGGTCACCGTGTGCGGCTTCGGCTACAACCCGAAGCGGCCCTTCGAGCTGGCCGTCTGGACCTTCACTGACCTGTCGGAGAGCGCGAAGCATCCCGACGTCACGAGCACGCTGACCGATCGCGAGCGCGACGTCGCGGCATTCCTGGTTCACGGCCTGACGAGCAAGGAGATCGGCAAGGAGTTGAACATCAGCCCGCGCACGGTCGACATCCATCGCGCGAGCTTGCTGCGGAAGTACGAGGTGCGTACGACGCATGATCTGATCGCGTGCTTGCTGGCGTGA
- a CDS encoding DUF4148 domain-containing protein, with the protein MKVARILAVAVLASIPALSFADTGHGLTRADVRADLVRLEKAGYSPASGEANYPDDIAAAENAVAAEQVARSDQNGPSKSQGDNVAAASVPAARYAAAGDARTDADNGLYAHS; encoded by the coding sequence ATGAAAGTCGCTCGAATCCTCGCCGTCGCCGTCCTCGCTTCGATCCCCGCCTTGTCGTTCGCCGATACCGGCCACGGCCTCACGCGTGCCGATGTGCGCGCCGACCTCGTCCGGCTCGAGAAGGCCGGCTACAGCCCGGCCAGCGGCGAAGCCAACTACCCGGACGATATCGCTGCCGCGGAGAACGCCGTTGCCGCGGAGCAGGTCGCGCGCTCGGACCAGAACGGTCCGTCGAAGTCGCAGGGCGACAACGTCGCCGCCGCGTCGGTGCCGGCCGCCCGCTACGCCGCGGCCGGCGACGCACGCACGGATGCCGACAACGGCCTGTACGCGCATTCATGA
- a CDS encoding alpha/beta fold hydrolase: MPDTVNSRRRLILGTTIASLSLADLGFGSLAHAQSAPDVPTNRAAGAASLGTIHQIDAGVLNVGYADLGPKNGPVVFLLHGWPYDIYSYADVAPLLTAAGYRVIVPYLRGYGSTTFRSADTLRNGQQAVTAVDIVALMDALKIDRAIFGGYDWGARTADVIAALWPQRVKALVSVSGYLIGSQQANTKPLPPQAELQWWYQFYFSTERGALGYAENLDAFNKLIWRLASPKWQFSDETFARSAASFQNPDHVAVVIHNYRWRLGLAKGEAKYDDIERRLAAGPVITVPTITMEGDANGAPHPAPAAYAKKFTGKYQHRTITGGIGHNLPQEAPQAFAEAILQVEHL, from the coding sequence ATGCCTGATACCGTGAATAGCCGCCGCCGCCTGATCCTGGGTACGACAATCGCAAGCCTGAGCCTCGCCGATCTCGGCTTCGGCTCGCTGGCGCATGCGCAGTCGGCGCCCGATGTACCGACGAACCGCGCGGCCGGCGCGGCGTCGCTCGGCACCATCCACCAGATCGACGCGGGCGTGCTGAACGTCGGGTATGCGGATCTCGGGCCGAAGAACGGCCCCGTCGTGTTCCTGCTGCACGGCTGGCCGTACGACATCTACAGCTACGCGGACGTCGCGCCGCTGCTCACGGCGGCCGGCTATCGCGTGATCGTGCCGTACCTGCGCGGCTACGGATCGACGACGTTCCGCTCGGCCGACACGCTGCGCAACGGCCAGCAGGCGGTGACGGCCGTCGACATCGTCGCGCTGATGGATGCGCTGAAGATCGACCGTGCGATATTCGGCGGCTACGACTGGGGCGCACGCACGGCCGACGTCATCGCGGCGTTGTGGCCGCAGCGCGTGAAGGCGCTGGTGTCGGTGAGCGGCTACCTCATCGGCAGCCAGCAGGCGAACACCAAGCCGCTGCCGCCGCAGGCCGAACTCCAGTGGTGGTATCAGTTCTACTTCTCGACCGAACGCGGCGCGCTCGGCTACGCGGAGAACCTCGATGCGTTCAACAAGCTGATCTGGCGGCTCGCATCGCCGAAGTGGCAGTTCTCCGACGAAACCTTCGCGCGCAGCGCCGCATCGTTCCAGAATCCCGACCACGTAGCTGTCGTGATCCACAACTATCGCTGGCGCCTCGGTCTCGCGAAGGGCGAAGCGAAATACGACGACATCGAGCGGCGGCTCGCGGCCGGCCCGGTCATCACCGTGCCGACGATCACGATGGAAGGTGACGCAAACGGCGCGCCGCATCCGGCCCCGGCCGCGTATGCGAAGAAGTTCACCGGCAAGTACCAGCACCGCACGATTACAGGCGGCATCGGCCACAACCTGCCGCAGGAAGCGCCGCAGGCGTTCGCAGAGGCGATCCTGCAAGTGGAGCATCTGTGA
- a CDS encoding DUF5943 domain-containing protein translates to MHPQLPIDVDPDTGVWTTDALPMLYVPRHFFTNNHAAIEEALGREAYASILYTAGYKSAYHWCDKEAKQHGISGMAVFEHYLKRLSQRGWGLFTLAEADPATSHARIHLHHSSFVLAQPDRHGKLCYMFAGWFAGAMDWVNDTAADLAGKGPRAHSAEVQCAGEGHDCCVFQVG, encoded by the coding sequence ATGCACCCGCAATTGCCCATCGACGTCGATCCGGATACCGGTGTCTGGACGACCGACGCGCTGCCGATGCTGTACGTGCCGCGCCATTTCTTCACGAACAATCATGCAGCTATCGAGGAGGCGCTCGGCCGCGAAGCCTATGCGTCGATTCTCTACACAGCTGGCTACAAGTCCGCCTATCACTGGTGCGACAAGGAAGCGAAGCAGCACGGCATCAGCGGCATGGCCGTGTTCGAGCATTATCTGAAGCGGCTGTCGCAGCGCGGCTGGGGTTTGTTCACCCTCGCCGAAGCCGATCCGGCGACGTCGCATGCGCGCATCCATCTGCACCATTCGTCGTTCGTGCTGGCCCAGCCCGACAGGCACGGCAAGCTGTGCTACATGTTCGCGGGCTGGTTCGCCGGTGCGATGGACTGGGTCAACGACACCGCGGCCGACCTGGCGGGCAAGGGCCCGCGCGCGCACTCGGCCGAAGTCCAGTGCGCGGGCGAAGGACACGATTGCTGCGTCTTTCAAGTCGGGTGA
- a CDS encoding MFS transporter, producing the protein MTTQDVDTRTLRRVIAAASIGNFVEWFDFAAYGFLATILTREFFPSGDPTIGLLKTFAVFAVAFAFRPLGGLIFGVIGDRIGRKRTLALTILMMAGSTTLIGLLPTYASIGYWAPLLLTIIRCVQGFSAGGEYAGACAYVMEHAPRRRRAFFGSFVPVSTFSSFACAAVVAYLLESSLSSQAMIEWGWRVPFLIAAPVGLIGVYLRVNLNETPAFQALEGKHDIAHAPLMETLHSQSRNILKLGAFVSVTALSFYTFTTYFATYLQVAGHLSRGTSLLVTVLALLFAAALCPVAGLFSDLVGRRATIATTGTFIIVSVYPAFSLGGSGVLSHSLLGVALLAIGAVFSGVVTAPLMSEVFATKTRYTASAITYNLAYTIFGGTAPLVATWLISATGTNLSPAYYLIAVSIFAMIGGLSLPETSKTALEEAGPATGRAAQSAKRGVERAV; encoded by the coding sequence ATGACCACCCAGGACGTCGACACCAGAACGTTACGACGCGTGATCGCTGCAGCGTCGATTGGCAATTTCGTCGAATGGTTCGATTTCGCCGCATACGGCTTTCTCGCCACCATCCTGACGCGCGAATTCTTCCCGAGCGGCGACCCGACGATCGGACTCCTGAAGACATTCGCCGTCTTCGCGGTGGCCTTCGCATTCCGCCCGCTCGGCGGCCTCATCTTCGGCGTCATCGGCGACCGGATCGGCCGCAAGCGCACGCTTGCGCTGACGATCCTGATGATGGCCGGCTCGACGACGTTGATCGGCCTGCTGCCGACCTACGCGAGCATCGGCTACTGGGCGCCGTTGCTGCTCACGATCATCCGCTGCGTACAGGGCTTTTCCGCCGGCGGCGAATACGCCGGCGCATGCGCGTACGTGATGGAACATGCGCCGCGCCGCCGCCGCGCATTCTTCGGCAGCTTCGTGCCGGTATCGACCTTCTCGTCGTTCGCTTGCGCGGCGGTGGTCGCCTATCTGCTCGAGTCGTCGCTGTCGTCGCAGGCGATGATCGAATGGGGCTGGCGCGTGCCGTTCCTGATCGCGGCACCGGTCGGCCTCATCGGCGTCTACCTGCGCGTCAACCTGAATGAAACGCCCGCCTTCCAGGCGCTCGAAGGCAAGCACGACATTGCGCATGCCCCGCTGATGGAAACGTTGCATTCGCAATCAAGGAATATCCTCAAGCTCGGTGCGTTCGTGTCCGTGACGGCGCTGTCCTTCTACACGTTCACGACGTATTTCGCGACCTACCTGCAAGTGGCCGGGCACCTGTCGCGCGGCACGTCGCTCCTCGTCACGGTGCTGGCTCTCCTGTTCGCCGCGGCATTGTGCCCGGTCGCCGGCCTCTTCTCCGACCTCGTCGGCCGCCGCGCGACGATCGCCACGACCGGCACCTTCATCATCGTGTCGGTGTATCCAGCCTTCTCGCTGGGCGGCTCGGGCGTGTTGTCGCACTCGCTGCTCGGCGTCGCGCTGCTCGCGATCGGCGCGGTGTTCTCGGGCGTGGTGACGGCGCCGCTGATGTCGGAAGTGTTCGCGACGAAAACCCGCTATACGGCGTCCGCGATCACGTACAACCTCGCGTACACGATCTTCGGCGGCACCGCCCCGCTCGTCGCCACGTGGCTGATTTCCGCGACCGGCACCAACTTGTCGCCCGCGTACTACCTGATCGCCGTGTCGATCTTCGCGATGATCGGCGGGCTGTCGCTGCCGGAAACGTCGAAGACGGCACTCGAGGAAGCCGGCCCGGCAACGGGGAGAGCCGCCCAGTCCGCGAAGCGCGGCGTCGAACGCGCCGTTTGA